From one Gemmobacter sp. genomic stretch:
- a CDS encoding branched-chain amino acid ABC transporter permease yields the protein MVRFLLSGDGPRSLILSVIVGVIFVALALAPFLFPGSRSLEVAARIAIFIVLVASYDLLLGYTGIVSFAHTVFFGLGAYGVALSTTHLGRGWGALAAGAVGGTVLAVAIAFVIALFSLRVRAIFFAMITLAVASAVAVLVSQLSWLTGGEDGMNITIPRELTPAFRLDLEIIGTKITGKILNYYLVFVCCTLLFLLLLRVVNSPFGRVLQAIRENAFRAESVGYRVVIYRTVATCLSAGVAALAGALFAVWLRYVGPDTTLASEIMIDILLMVVIGGMGTIWGAVVGATIFVLAQNYLQTLMQGAADATAALPLVPDLLNPDRWLLWLGVLFILSVYFFPTGIVGRLRARG from the coding sequence ATGGTGCGTTTCCTGCTGTCGGGCGATGGCCCGCGTTCGCTGATCCTGTCGGTCATCGTCGGGGTCATCTTCGTGGCGCTGGCGCTGGCGCCCTTTCTGTTCCCCGGCAGCCGGTCGCTGGAGGTGGCGGCGCGGATCGCCATCTTCATCGTGCTGGTGGCCAGCTATGACCTGCTGCTGGGCTACACCGGCATCGTCAGCTTTGCCCATACGGTGTTCTTCGGCCTGGGGGCCTATGGCGTGGCGCTGTCCACCACGCATCTGGGGCGCGGCTGGGGGGCGCTGGCCGCGGGCGCCGTGGGCGGCACGGTGCTGGCGGTGGCGATTGCCTTTGTCATCGCGCTGTTTTCGCTGCGGGTGCGGGCGATCTTCTTTGCGATGATCACGCTGGCCGTGGCCTCGGCCGTGGCGGTGCTGGTCAGCCAGCTGTCCTGGCTGACCGGGGGCGAGGATGGCATGAACATTACCATCCCGCGCGAACTGACCCCGGCCTTCCGGCTGGATCTGGAGATTATCGGAACGAAGATCACCGGCAAGATCCTGAACTATTACCTGGTGTTCGTCTGCTGCACGCTGCTGTTCCTGCTGCTGCTGCGGGTGGTCAATTCGCCCTTTGGCCGGGTGTTGCAGGCGATCCGCGAAAACGCCTTCCGGGCGGAATCGGTCGGCTATCGCGTGGTGATCTACCGCACGGTCGCCACCTGCCTGTCGGCAGGCGTCGCCGCACTGGCCGGGGCGCTGTTCGCGGTCTGGCTGCGCTATGTCGGGCCGGATACCACGCTGGCCTCGGAAATCATGATCGACATCCTGCTGATGGTGGTGATCGGCGGCATGGGCACCATCTGGGGCGCGGTGGTGGGGGCGACGATCTTTGTGCTGGCGCAGAACTACCTGCAAACGCTGATGCAGGGCGCGGCCGATGCCACGGCGGCCCTGCCGCTGGTCCCCGATCTGCTGAACCCCGACCGCTGGCTGCTGTGGCTGGGGGTGCTGTTCATCCTGTCGGTCTATTTCTTTCCCACCGGCATCGTCGGCCGGCTGCGGGCGCGGGGATGA
- a CDS encoding alpha/beta fold hydrolase, whose translation MTAARHIHADCQGSGLRLVLLHGWTMRGAVMAPLAAALPGFACVAPDLPGHGRTTGYAADLPGAVAMLGDLLADGLPTVLVGWSLGALVGWQWLAAHGPGPVRGMVSLDMSPRPLPEPGWAYPMSGQSADRIRARAGWFRDSWSSAVAPLAAGIFATDAGADIFTAAQAQAVIAAQDGAVMAGFWCSLVEADCRADIGRLPVPLLAIHGDESRVYPPACADWLAAAAPRGTALRIPGAGHAPHLERTAETAAAIAAFARQVA comes from the coding sequence ATGACAGCCGCGCGGCACATCCATGCCGACTGTCAGGGCAGCGGCCTGCGGCTGGTGCTGCTGCACGGTTGGACCATGCGCGGCGCGGTGATGGCGCCGCTGGCCGCCGCCTTGCCGGGGTTTGCCTGCGTGGCGCCCGATCTGCCGGGGCATGGCCGGACCACCGGATATGCGGCCGACCTGCCGGGCGCTGTGGCCATGCTGGGCGACCTGCTGGCGGATGGTCTGCCCACGGTGCTGGTCGGCTGGTCGCTGGGGGCGCTGGTCGGCTGGCAATGGCTGGCCGCCCACGGCCCCGGCCCGGTACGCGGCATGGTCAGCCTGGACATGAGCCCCCGCCCCCTGCCCGAACCTGGCTGGGCCTATCCGATGTCGGGCCAGTCCGCCGACCGCATCCGCGCCCGGGCCGGCTGGTTCCGCGACAGCTGGTCGTCGGCGGTTGCGCCCTTGGCGGCGGGGATCTTTGCCACCGATGCCGGCGCCGATATCTTTACTGCGGCGCAGGCGCAGGCGGTGATCGCGGCGCAGGATGGCGCGGTGATGGCGGGCTTCTGGTGCTCGCTGGTCGAGGCGGATTGCCGCGCGGACATCGGCCGGTTGCCCGTGCCGCTGCTGGCTATCCACGGCGACGAAAGCCGGGTATATCCCCCCGCCTGTGCCGACTGGCTGGCAGCGGCCGCGCCCCGGGGAACTGCCTTGCGCATCCCCGGCGCCGGCCATGCCCCGCATCTGGAGCGCACGGCCGAAACCGCCGCCGCCATCGCGGCCTTTGCCCGTCAGGTTGCCTGA
- a CDS encoding TetR/AcrR family transcriptional regulator translates to MTTPASPRQPATKRGRDTRDAILRAAEDVIGARGFAAASIADITRAAGIAQGTFYIYFDGKEQVFRELVAEMGRFTRRTISEAVAGARDRMEAERIGLRTFLEIAATRPTLYSIVEEARFVDLPSYDAYFTGFARNYARNLDAAAKEGTIRPGNPEIRAWALMGLAVTLGERYGQRNPGADRDAVVAEVFDMLERGLRP, encoded by the coding sequence ATGACCACGCCCGCCAGCCCGCGCCAGCCTGCCACCAAACGCGGCCGCGATACCCGCGATGCCATCCTGCGCGCCGCCGAAGATGTGATCGGCGCCCGCGGCTTTGCCGCCGCCTCGATCGCCGACATCACCCGGGCGGCAGGCATCGCGCAGGGCACGTTCTACATCTATTTCGACGGGAAAGAGCAGGTGTTCCGCGAACTGGTGGCCGAGATGGGCCGCTTTACCCGCCGCACCATTTCCGAGGCCGTGGCCGGCGCCCGCGACCGGATGGAGGCCGAACGGATCGGCCTGCGCACCTTTCTGGAAATCGCCGCCACGCGGCCCACGCTGTACAGCATTGTCGAGGAGGCGCGGTTCGTCGATCTGCCCAGCTATGATGCCTATTTCACCGGCTTCGCCCGCAATTACGCCCGCAATCTGGATGCGGCCGCCAAAGAGGGCACCATCCGCCCCGGCAACCCGGAAATCCGCGCCTGGGCGCTGATGGGGCTGGCGGTGACGCTTGGCGAACGCTACGGTCAGCGCAACCCTGGGGCCGACCGCGATGCCGTGGTGGCCGAGGTGTTCGACATGCTGGAACGGGGCCTGCGTCCCTGA
- a CDS encoding AMP-binding protein, with the protein MATAPDLSARRAALSPHARAFTDHATGRVWTFAEIEDQANRLAAALAPLGPGARVGLLSYNRAEGFIALFAAAKAGVILCPLNWRAPLLELRAVAGSVGLSALVHDVDHYGLSAALAPDLPRIAMRNQGGFALPAAPSRLATLDEDAPWYLLFTSGTTGAPKAVIQTPRMALAVAVNLAQAMGLTGADQSVCYLPLFHTAGINLFTLPLFQWGGHSHILPRFDADRLLDLIAAGEVTQFFGVPTIWQAFAAHPGLQAAGLGRLRGLASGGAALPGDLIQRFADMGAVIRNGFGMTETGPTGFLIDPQAALDRIGSVGKPQMLTEARLDGVPDDQPGEGELLMRGATITPGYFANPQATEAAFADGWLRTGDVARRDADGYYTIVDRLKDMYVSGGENVWPAEVEQALQAHPAVAEAAVVGVADAKWGETGVAFVILHPGASVEPEGLRIWCRDRLAAFKVPQRVRLVTDLPRTASGKVRKAALKAHA; encoded by the coding sequence ATGGCCACCGCGCCCGACCTTTCCGCCCGCCGCGCCGCGCTGTCGCCACATGCGCGGGCCTTTACCGATCATGCGACCGGCCGGGTCTGGACCTTTGCCGAAATCGAGGATCAGGCCAACCGCCTGGCCGCCGCGCTGGCGCCGCTGGGGCCGGGGGCACGGGTGGGGCTGCTGTCCTACAACCGGGCCGAAGGGTTCATCGCGCTGTTCGCCGCCGCCAAGGCCGGGGTGATCCTGTGCCCGCTGAACTGGCGGGCGCCCTTGCTGGAACTGCGGGCGGTGGCGGGGTCGGTCGGGCTGTCGGCGCTGGTGCATGATGTGGATCATTATGGCCTGTCGGCGGCGCTGGCGCCCGACCTGCCGCGTATCGCCATGCGCAATCAGGGCGGCTTTGCCCTGCCCGCCGCCCCGTCCCGGCTTGCCACCCTGGATGAGGATGCGCCTTGGTATCTGCTGTTCACCTCGGGCACCACGGGGGCGCCCAAGGCGGTGATCCAGACCCCACGCATGGCGCTGGCCGTGGCGGTGAACCTGGCGCAGGCCATGGGGCTGACCGGGGCGGACCAGTCGGTCTGCTATTTGCCGCTGTTCCATACCGCCGGGATCAACCTGTTCACCCTGCCGTTGTTCCAGTGGGGCGGGCACAGCCATATCCTGCCCCGGTTCGATGCCGACCGGCTGCTGGACCTGATCGCGGCGGGCGAGGTGACGCAGTTCTTCGGTGTGCCGACCATCTGGCAGGCCTTTGCCGCCCATCCGGGCTTGCAGGCGGCGGGCCTTGGCCGGTTGCGCGGCCTGGCCTCGGGCGGGGCGGCGCTGCCGGGCGATCTGATCCAGCGCTTCGCCGACATGGGGGCCGTCATCCGCAACGGGTTCGGCATGACGGAAACCGGCCCCACCGGCTTTCTGATCGACCCGCAGGCGGCGCTGGACCGGATCGGATCGGTCGGCAAGCCCCAGATGCTGACCGAGGCGCGGCTGGATGGCGTGCCCGACGACCAGCCCGGCGAAGGGGAATTGCTGATGCGCGGCGCCACCATCACGCCGGGGTATTTCGCCAACCCGCAGGCGACGGAAGCCGCCTTTGCCGATGGCTGGCTGCGCACCGGCGACGTGGCCCGGCGCGATGCCGACGGCTATTACACCATCGTGGATCGTCTGAAGGACATGTATGTCTCGGGTGGCGAAAACGTCTGGCCGGCCGAGGTGGAACAGGCGCTGCAAGCCCATCCGGCGGTGGCCGAGGCGGCGGTGGTCGGGGTGGCCGATGCGAAATGGGGCGAAACGGGGGTGGCCTTTGTCATCCTGCATCCTGGCGCCAGCGTGGAACCCGAGGGGCTGCGGATCTGGTGCCGCGACCGGCTTGCCGCCTTCAAGGTGCCGCAGCGGGTACGGCTGGTGACCGACCTGCCGCGCACGGCATCGGGCAAGGTGCGCAAGGCGGCACTGAAGGCCCACGCATGA
- a CDS encoding MaoC family dehydratase produces the protein MIRAGWTPTLDDFRAFARLSGDDNPIHTDPAYAATHPFGRPVCHGMLIHARLWALGQGAGLAGRVVELMFPNPAHAGDPLVLTLARDGTATLAEARRQDGTPVCLARWDAAP, from the coding sequence ATGATCCGCGCCGGCTGGACGCCAACGCTGGACGATTTCCGCGCCTTTGCGCGGTTGTCGGGCGATGACAACCCCATCCATACCGACCCGGCCTATGCCGCCACCCACCCGTTCGGCCGCCCGGTCTGCCATGGCATGCTGATTCATGCCCGGTTGTGGGCGCTGGGGCAGGGCGCGGGACTGGCCGGGCGGGTGGTGGAGCTGATGTTTCCCAACCCCGCCCATGCCGGCGATCCGCTGGTCCTGACGCTGGCGCGCGACGGCACCGCAACATTGGCCGAGGCGCGGCGGCAGGACGGAACCCCCGTCTGCCTTGCCCGATGGGACGCCGCCCCATGA
- a CDS encoding phosphate acetyltransferase, translated as MMRPGDRASLTRAYTAADLAAFAALSGAAPGDTVPEPLIGALFSCLLGTRLPGPGTGWLKQTLHHHAPARLLEPLTATVELTRLRPEKRLADLACTCLGADGRLICTGRALMLLPPGCVDLHQDVS; from the coding sequence ATGATGCGCCCCGGCGACCGTGCCAGCCTTACCCGCGCCTATACGGCCGCCGATCTGGCCGCCTTTGCCGCGCTTTCGGGCGCGGCCCCCGGCGATACCGTGCCCGAACCGCTGATCGGCGCGCTGTTTTCCTGCCTGCTGGGCACCCGGCTGCCCGGCCCCGGCACCGGCTGGCTGAAGCAGACGCTGCATCACCATGCCCCCGCGCGGTTGCTGGAGCCGCTGACCGCCACCGTCGAACTGACCCGCCTGCGCCCGGAAAAACGGCTGGCCGATCTGGCCTGCACCTGCCTTGGCGCCGATGGCCGGCTGATCTGCACCGGCCGCGCGCTGATGCTGCTGCCCCCCGGCTGCGTCGATTTGCACCAGGACGTCTCGTAA
- a CDS encoding cation-transporting P-type ATPase — protein MQTPAAIPFPHTLTAPQLLEALATGPDGLSPDQAADRLRQHGPNALPAGKGRPAILRFLAQFNNALIWFMLAGAVAAAALGHWVDTWVIVAVVLVNAVVGFLQEGKAENALAAIRGMIAPHASVLRGGGRASVPMADLVPGDLVLIEAGDRVPADLRLLRARSLTIDEAILTGESVAAAKHLDPVAETAPLGDRSCMAFSGTLVTTGQGTGIVVATGTGTEIGRISTLLGSVETLTTPLLRQINAFGRRFTLLALVGAAVLFVFAVTIRGYPWDEALMAVVALAVGLVPEGLPAVITITLAIGVQRMAARHAVIRRLPAVETLGATSVICSDKTGTLTRNEMTVRRVVTGRETVMVEGAGYDPGPHRLFPEHASGHGPALSLIRAGLLCNDARLGSGWQVAGDPMEGALITLALKAGFDPDAEPADWPRLDAIPFDARHRFMATLHRMPFDDCVVLVKGAPEAILAMCDRQEGPDGPEPLDAAFWTARTAEAAGQGERVLGFATRRMPEGTRDIDFPDVQGGLTLLGIAGFIDPPRPEAVQAIAECRRAGIAVRMITGDHGATAAAIARQLGLADDPRVLTGHDLDQLSDAAFPQAVQGTQVFARTSPEHKLRIVQALQAQGRIVAMTGDGVNDAPSLKQADVGIAMGIKGTEAAKEASEMVLMDDNFASIVNAVHEGRVVHDNIRKVVGWTLPTNGGEALTVITAILLGFAMPMTPVQILWVNLILAATLGLVLAFEPAEPGVMNRPPRKPDAGLLTPFLIWRIGFVSVLFTALSLAVFFGARSWGHDLETARTMVVNTLVVLEIFYLFNVRYLHMSSFTLTGVKGTGPVLAALAVVVAGQFAFTYLPVMNQIFGSRPLPLLEGVMIVAIGAAALVVLEIEKHLLRDRFA, from the coding sequence ATGCAAACACCCGCCGCGATCCCGTTCCCGCACACCCTGACCGCCCCGCAGCTGCTGGAGGCGCTGGCCACCGGCCCCGACGGCCTGTCGCCCGATCAGGCCGCCGACCGCCTGCGCCAGCATGGCCCCAACGCCCTGCCCGCAGGCAAGGGTCGCCCGGCGATCCTGCGGTTTCTGGCGCAGTTCAACAATGCGCTGATCTGGTTCATGCTGGCCGGCGCGGTGGCCGCCGCCGCGCTGGGGCACTGGGTGGATACCTGGGTCATCGTCGCGGTGGTGCTGGTGAATGCCGTCGTCGGCTTTCTGCAAGAGGGCAAGGCCGAAAACGCCCTTGCCGCCATCCGTGGCATGATCGCCCCCCATGCCAGCGTGCTGCGCGGCGGCGGCCGGGCCAGCGTGCCAATGGCCGATCTGGTGCCCGGCGACCTGGTGCTGATCGAGGCCGGCGACCGCGTGCCCGCCGACCTGCGCCTGCTGCGCGCCCGCAGCCTGACGATAGACGAGGCGATCCTGACCGGCGAATCCGTTGCGGCGGCCAAGCATCTTGACCCGGTGGCGGAAACCGCGCCGCTGGGCGACCGCAGCTGCATGGCGTTTTCCGGCACGCTGGTCACCACCGGGCAAGGCACCGGCATTGTCGTTGCCACCGGCACCGGCACCGAAATCGGCCGGATCAGCACCCTTCTGGGCAGCGTGGAAACGCTGACCACCCCGCTCTTGCGCCAGATCAACGCCTTTGGCCGCCGGTTCACGCTGCTGGCGCTGGTGGGGGCGGCGGTGCTGTTCGTCTTTGCCGTCACCATCCGCGGCTATCCGTGGGACGAGGCGCTGATGGCCGTGGTCGCCCTTGCCGTCGGGCTGGTGCCCGAAGGGCTGCCGGCGGTCATCACCATCACGCTGGCCATCGGCGTCCAGCGCATGGCCGCGCGCCACGCCGTCATCCGCCGGCTGCCGGCGGTGGAAACGCTGGGGGCCACCTCGGTCATCTGTTCCGACAAGACCGGCACCCTGACCCGCAACGAAATGACCGTGCGCCGCGTCGTCACCGGGCGCGAGACGGTGATGGTCGAGGGCGCGGGCTACGACCCCGGCCCGCACCGGCTGTTTCCAGAACATGCCAGCGGGCATGGCCCGGCGCTGTCGCTGATCCGGGCGGGGCTGCTCTGCAACGATGCCCGTCTGGGGTCCGGCTGGCAGGTCGCCGGCGACCCGATGGAAGGCGCGCTGATCACGCTGGCGCTGAAAGCCGGGTTCGACCCCGATGCCGAACCCGCCGACTGGCCGCGGCTGGACGCCATCCCCTTCGATGCCCGCCACCGCTTCATGGCCACGTTGCACCGCATGCCGTTTGACGATTGCGTCGTGCTGGTGAAGGGCGCGCCCGAGGCGATCCTCGCCATGTGCGACCGGCAGGAGGGGCCGGACGGGCCCGAGCCGCTGGACGCCGCCTTCTGGACCGCCCGCACCGCCGAGGCGGCCGGGCAGGGCGAACGCGTGCTGGGCTTTGCCACCCGCCGGATGCCCGAGGGCACGCGCGACATCGACTTTCCCGATGTGCAGGGCGGCCTGACCCTGCTGGGCATCGCCGGCTTCATCGACCCGCCGCGCCCCGAGGCGGTGCAGGCCATTGCCGAATGCCGCCGCGCCGGCATTGCCGTGCGGATGATCACCGGCGACCATGGCGCCACCGCCGCCGCCATCGCGCGCCAGCTTGGCCTGGCCGACGACCCGCGCGTCCTGACCGGCCATGACCTGGACCAGCTGTCCGATGCCGCGTTTCCGCAGGCCGTGCAGGGCACCCAAGTCTTTGCCCGCACCAGCCCGGAACACAAGCTGCGCATCGTGCAGGCGCTTCAGGCGCAAGGCCGCATCGTGGCGATGACCGGCGATGGCGTGAACGATGCACCCTCGCTGAAACAGGCCGATGTCGGCATCGCCATGGGCATCAAGGGCACCGAGGCCGCGAAAGAGGCCTCGGAAATGGTGCTGATGGACGACAATTTCGCCTCGATCGTCAATGCGGTGCATGAGGGGCGCGTGGTCCATGACAACATTCGCAAGGTGGTGGGCTGGACCCTGCCCACCAATGGCGGCGAGGCGCTGACGGTGATCACCGCCATCCTGCTCGGGTTCGCCATGCCGATGACGCCGGTGCAGATCCTGTGGGTCAACCTGATCCTGGCGGCCACGCTGGGGCTGGTGCTGGCCTTTGAACCGGCCGAGCCGGGGGTGATGAACCGCCCGCCGCGCAAGCCCGATGCCGGGCTGCTGACGCCGTTCCTGATCTGGCGAATCGGCTTTGTATCCGTCCTGTTCACCGCCCTGTCGCTGGCGGTGTTCTTTGGCGCCCGGTCTTGGGGGCACGATCTGGAAACGGCGCGCACGATGGTGGTCAACACGCTGGTGGTGCTGGAAATCTTCTACCTGTTCAACGTGCGCTACCTGCATATGTCCAGCTTCACCCTGACCGGGGTCAAGGGCACCGGGCCCGTGCTGGCGGCGCTGGCCGTGGTGGTGGCGGGGCAGTTCGCCTTTACCTATCTGCCGGTGATGAACCAGATCTTCGGCTCGCGCCCCCTGCCGCTGCTGGAAGGCGTGATGATCGTGGCCATCGGCGCGGCGGCGCTGGTGGTGCTGGAAATCGAAAAGCACCTGCTGCGCGACCGCTTCGCCTGA
- the scpB gene encoding SMC-Scp complex subunit ScpB: MGEQERMVEAILFAAYQPVTVAELGRRMPMGCDPAEALAYLRRRYEGRGVRVMRVGDGWAFRTAPDLGHLMQQEQVETRKLSRAAIETLAIVAYHQPVTRAEIEEIRGVAVSRGTIDQLLDLEWIRLGRRRMSPGRPVTFVVTDQFLDHFGLESPRDLPGLRELRAAGLLDARPMPGTEPLAEDDAPETGQTEMFGD; the protein is encoded by the coding sequence ATGGGCGAACAGGAACGCATGGTCGAAGCGATCCTGTTCGCCGCGTATCAGCCGGTGACGGTGGCCGAACTGGGCCGCCGCATGCCCATGGGCTGCGACCCGGCCGAGGCGCTGGCCTATCTGCGCCGCCGGTATGAGGGGCGGGGCGTGCGTGTGATGCGGGTGGGCGATGGCTGGGCATTCCGCACCGCGCCCGATCTGGGCCACCTGATGCAGCAGGAACAGGTCGAAACCCGCAAACTGTCGCGCGCCGCGATCGAGACGCTGGCCATCGTCGCCTATCACCAGCCGGTGACCCGGGCCGAGATCGAGGAAATCCGCGGTGTCGCCGTGTCGCGCGGCACCATAGACCAGTTGCTGGACCTGGAATGGATCCGCCTTGGCCGCCGCCGCATGTCGCCGGGGCGGCCGGTGACCTTTGTGGTGACCGACCAGTTCCTGGACCACTTCGGCCTTGAATCCCCGCGCGACCTGCCGGGGCTGCGAGAGCTGCGGGCCGCCGGCCTTCTGGATGCCCGGCCGATGCCGGGGACAGAACCGCTGGCCGAGGATGACGCGCCCGAAACCGGGCAGACCGAGATGTTCGGGGATTAG
- a CDS encoding ScpA family protein, whose translation MPDQPSLDFPEGPALSVPERLVAEALIVDVDGFEGPLDLLLTLSRSQKVDLRRISVLQLAEQYLVFVNHARSLRIELAADYLVMAAWLAYLKSRLLLPPDPEEDGPSAEDMAAHLAWQLERLQAMREAAANLMARDQLGRDFFARGAPEEVSHVRNTRYTATLLDLMQAYARIRTRDEFRPYAFDRKNVYTMEQALDRLRGLLGYAGDWVTLMDFLPDDWKGDPLRRRSATAAHFAASLELAKQGSVQIQQSGTFAPLRLRVKPQ comes from the coding sequence ATGCCTGACCAGCCATCGCTTGACTTTCCCGAAGGCCCGGCCCTGTCGGTGCCCGAACGGCTGGTGGCCGAAGCCCTGATCGTCGATGTCGACGGGTTCGAAGGGCCGCTGGACCTGCTGCTGACGCTGTCGCGCAGCCAGAAGGTGGATCTGCGGCGCATTTCGGTGCTGCAACTGGCGGAACAGTATCTGGTCTTCGTCAACCACGCCCGCAGCCTGCGGATTGAACTGGCGGCCGATTATCTGGTGATGGCGGCCTGGCTGGCCTATCTGAAATCGCGCCTGCTGCTGCCCCCCGACCCCGAGGAAGACGGCCCAAGCGCCGAGGATATGGCCGCCCACCTCGCCTGGCAGCTGGAACGCCTGCAAGCCATGCGCGAGGCGGCGGCGAACCTGATGGCGCGCGACCAGCTGGGCCGCGATTTCTTTGCCCGTGGCGCGCCCGAGGAAGTCTCGCATGTGCGCAACACGCGCTATACCGCCACGCTGCTGGATCTGATGCAGGCCTATGCCCGCATCCGCACCCGCGACGAATTCCGCCCCTATGCCTTTGACCGCAAGAACGTCTACACGATGGAACAGGCGCTGGATCGGCTGCGCGGCCTGCTGGGTTATGCCGGCGACTGGGTGACGCTGATGGATTTCCTGCCCGACGACTGGAAGGGTGATCCCCTGCGCCGCCGGTCGGCCACGGCGGCGCATTTTGCCGCTTCGCTGGAACTCGCCAAACAGGGGTCGGTTCAGATACAACAGTCGGGAACCTTTGCCCCCCTGCGCCTTCGGGTGAAACCGCAGTGA
- a CDS encoding glycoside hydrolase family 3 N-terminal domain-containing protein has product MSLISASILGVQGPVLTATEAAFFRDAAPWGFVLFARNVETPDQLRRLTADLRAAVGRDAPVFVDQEGGRVQRLRAPYWFEYAPPLDQAPHGAASFHLRGRMLAAELRAVGIDGNFAPCADLAWPETHPFLRSRCMGTTAAEVAANARALADGMLAGGVLPVVKHMPGHGRATQDSHLETPLIDQPRAVLDATDFAPFKALADLPLGMTAHIRLPFFGDRPATMNPAALAMMRDDWGFAGAIMTDDIGMGALTGAIRDRAAASVAAGCDLVLHCNDDIAGFSQAAEGAGALTGAALARCDRALAQRRAPESVDFAALAADLSAMTGSAAAHHA; this is encoded by the coding sequence GTGAGCCTGATTTCGGCCAGCATCCTGGGCGTTCAGGGCCCTGTCCTGACCGCGACCGAGGCGGCGTTCTTTCGCGACGCGGCGCCCTGGGGGTTCGTGCTGTTCGCCCGCAACGTCGAAACGCCCGATCAGTTGCGCCGGCTGACCGCCGACCTGCGCGCAGCGGTCGGGCGCGATGCGCCGGTGTTCGTCGATCAGGAAGGCGGCCGGGTGCAGCGCCTGCGCGCGCCCTATTGGTTCGAGTATGCCCCCCCGCTGGATCAGGCGCCCCATGGCGCGGCCAGCTTTCACCTGCGGGGCCGGATGCTGGCGGCCGAACTGCGCGCCGTGGGGATCGACGGCAACTTTGCCCCCTGCGCCGATCTGGCCTGGCCGGAAACGCACCCCTTCCTGCGCAGCCGCTGCATGGGGACCACGGCGGCCGAGGTTGCGGCCAATGCCCGCGCGCTGGCCGATGGCATGCTGGCCGGTGGCGTGCTGCCGGTGGTCAAGCACATGCCGGGCCATGGCCGGGCCACCCAGGACAGCCATCTGGAAACCCCGCTGATCGACCAGCCCCGCGCCGTGCTGGACGCCACGGATTTTGCCCCGTTCAAGGCGCTGGCCGACCTGCCGTTGGGCATGACCGCGCATATCCGCCTGCCGTTCTTTGGCGACCGTCCGGCCACCATGAACCCCGCCGCGCTGGCGATGATGCGTGACGACTGGGGATTCGCGGGGGCCATCATGACCGACGATATCGGCATGGGCGCCCTGACGGGGGCAATCCGCGACCGCGCCGCCGCCTCGGTCGCCGCTGGCTGCGATCTGGTGCTGCATTGCAACGACGACATCGCCGGCTTTTCCCAGGCGGCCGAAGGGGCGGGCGCCCTGACCGGCGCGGCACTGGCCCGCTGCGACCGCGCGCTGGCACAGCGCCGGGCACCGGAAAGCGTTGACTTTGCCGCCCTTGCCGCAGACCTTTCCGCCATGACCGGATCCGCTGCCGCCCATCATGCCTGA
- a CDS encoding SPOR domain-containing protein has protein sequence MAEANFDEFVAGAHAPRAAMGRFLNIAGAISTLALVVGVAVWGYRLAVRDANGVPVIMAMEGPIRVAPDDAGGKVAAHVGLSVNRIAAEGTAGEVPERLVLAEPPVGLEADDAPGIGAEAPAQPTEADTLARTLALADELARQAAAEIAAEEAGTTDDGPLLPGAVIQRSPRPMPRPDSVAGAITNTTRVSAQAPAATEIEPASLTAGTRLAQIGAFDDVDSARSEWDRVSLQHAALFEGKNRVIQPANAAGRTFYRLRVQGFQTEDDSRRFCAAIEAGDLRCNSVTVR, from the coding sequence ATGGCGGAAGCGAATTTCGATGAATTCGTGGCGGGGGCGCACGCGCCCCGCGCGGCGATGGGCCGGTTTTTGAACATTGCCGGCGCGATTTCCACATTGGCCCTTGTGGTCGGGGTGGCGGTCTGGGGCTATCGGCTGGCGGTGCGCGATGCGAATGGCGTGCCGGTGATCATGGCCATGGAAGGGCCGATCCGCGTGGCCCCCGACGATGCGGGCGGCAAGGTGGCGGCGCATGTCGGCCTGTCGGTCAACCGGATCGCGGCCGAAGGCACCGCCGGCGAGGTGCCCGAACGGCTGGTGCTGGCCGAACCCCCCGTCGGGCTGGAGGCGGATGATGCCCCCGGCATCGGGGCCGAGGCGCCCGCCCAGCCGACCGAGGCCGATACCCTGGCCCGCACGCTGGCCCTGGCCGATGAGCTGGCCCGTCAGGCCGCCGCGGAAATCGCCGCCGAGGAAGCGGGCACCACCGACGATGGCCCCCTGCTGCCCGGCGCGGTGATCCAGCGGTCGCCCCGGCCCATGCCGCGCCCGGATTCGGTGGCAGGCGCCATCACCAACACCACCCGCGTATCGGCCCAGGCCCCCGCCGCCACCGAGATCGAGCCCGCCAGCCTGACCGCCGGCACCCGTCTGGCGCAGATCGGCGCCTTTGACGATGTGGACAGCGCCCGCAGCGAATGGGACCGCGTGTCGCTGCAACATGCCGCGTTGTTCGAGGGCAAGAACCGCGTGATCCAGCCGGCCAATGCCGCTGGCCGCACCTTCTATCGCCTGCGCGTGCAGGGGTTCCAGACCGAGGACGACAGCCGCCGCTTCTGCGCCGCGATCGAGGCGGGCGACCTGCGCTGCAATTCGGTCACCGTGCGGTGA